The stretch of DNA TTAATTTAACTCGTAAAGTTTGTTATTCCGGTGTgcattcaaaatatattttgtttaaaactccggaaacaaaaatattcattaaatatGATCCCATTCACAGTACATCACACTAACAAGTAACAAATTTTATGATTTACCAACTATAAGTAAGAAAACCGAAAATATTGGAATATGAACACGAAATTGAAATAACAAAAGTACGAAAGCTAGCAATACACCTAATCATGTCCCTGTGTGTGCTCTGCTCCTCGGAGCTGTGGGCAACTCCGACGTGTGTGGCCGGGCTACCGACAAAACCCACATCTCTTTGGCCAGTTCGGGTCTGCCTCGTCCAAATTGGTCCTATCCAAGTGGACCTCGGACGACCTTCTCTCACACGCCTCTTATTCGGGTCTGGGATGACATTCGGCCTGTCATATGGTGGCCAGAAACCCTCCAGAATGGGAGGTGTGAAACCCATCCGATACACACTGAAGACCGAACTAAGACGATACACTTGGTGGACGTAAGGCTCCCATGTAAGCCGTGAGTAGGCACAGCATGCCAGTGCGTGGGGACACGGGAAATGAAGTGCCTGGAAGTATCTGCAGTCACATGTCTGATATGCAAATGAGACTCTGTAGCTACCTAGTGAGAAAGAACCAGTAGGAGTCATCTCTGCGACGGTAAACTAGAGTTATCCCTGTCGTACAAAGTCACTGTGAAGCACCTAGCCGTCTTCAAGTTGGCCTCTATACACTTTACCAAGTGCTGACTAAATTGTTGTCCGGCTCCCTGCTATGCCTCAGCCTCTCTCCCTTTGCGAACAAATAATTCAGCCAACCTTCCGTTTGTTGCCTTCACTAGCGAGCACGCAGGAAGGTTTCTGACACCCTTAAGGATTGAGTTTCACACACTCAGAGATATTCATCGTCATCTGTCCGAATCTACGCCCCTCATCACAATGCTGTGTCCACAATGAATACTCAATCCGGTTCACCCATTCACACATCGCCGGGTCTTCAGACCTCAGAATATCAAACCAGTAATGGAACTCGACCTCGGTCTTAGCGTACGCCGCATTCACAAGTAGCCTCCTTGCATCTTTGCCCTTGAAGGTTAGGGCAAAATTTGCCGCTACATGTCGAATGCAGAATGCCCGGTATGCAGACGGAGGTAACCATCCTCCGTCAGGAGCCTCAAGCGCGGCCTTGATGCCGTTATGCATGTCCGATATAACCAGCAAACCCGGCTGCGGTGTCACATGCTCACGCAGGTGGGAGAGAAAGAAGGCCCACAACTCAGCATTCTCACCCTCGACTAATGCAATGCCACAGGGAGTATGTTGGAGTTCCCGTCTTGTGCAATCGCGACAAGCAACATTCCCCCATACTTGCCATAGAGATGGGTGCCGTCAATACTAACTAGGGGCTTGCAATGACGGAATGTCTCGATACACGGTGGAAACGTCCAGAATAGTCTGTGAAAATAAGCTTGAGACTCGTCCAGTTGTGCACCAACACGAACAGGACTCGTCCTAAGGACTGCAACAGTACCAGGCATCGTCAACTGGACTCCTAACACCCACCTTGGGAGCTCATTGTACGATTCATCCCAGTCACCATAGATGAGGGCAACAGCCTTTTGCTTGGCCAACCAGACCCTCCTATACGTCGGCCTAAACCCAAAGTGTGCGGCAGTGGCATTTAGGAACACCTTGATGCTGACGGATGCATCAGCCCTAACCATTGGCATAATGAATGCCGATATCACATGGTAATCCAAACTCCTGTGGTCGCTGGAGATGGAGGTCGCGAGACACGTATGCAGTCCGTTGTAGCGTTTGACTTCCCAAAGGCCCTTGCGCTGTCGGAGACTCAGGCGAATCAACCAGGTGCACCCATTCCCGAACTCAGAACACTTACCCACATACCAGCGATAGTCAGACTCCACGATCTTGTACTGTACCCCTTGACGGATGCTGTAAGTCTTCACACTTAACAGGGCCTCATCTTTATCCTGAAATTGCTGACCAACCTGAAACTCTGTCAGACCTGCAGACCCTTCGCTATCTCTAGCGCCAAATCCAGCCGGCTGCCTAGGAACCCCCTCCTGCCTCATGGCATCCAAGTCCAAAGAGGAAAAATGTGGAGGATACTGTTGTGTGCCAGATCTAGAACCACCGCCCACCCCAGTAGGCTCACTTGCTCCGACATCATCGCCACTGTCATCAGCAATCATATCCGGCTCGACATCATCGTCATCTGGGTCATCCAAAAATCCATCTCCAACCCCAGCCGGTGCAGCAcactgacaaaccccaatttgacggtttgttttgtattaaatttagaaCATCTTGATagccttttgtcacatttagcctatgaattagcatggttttgttgtctctcccatatttgtgcttaagtgtaaaaacatgcttttaagcCTCATTTTGATGAgttctaatttctctttgattccataagatgccttgatgtgtttgttagtaatctcaggttgaaataggctaggcatggatcaaaggaagcaaggaaggaagcatacaagtggagagaagcacaaacgCCAAAGAGTTGACCCAGGCCAtacacgcgcacgcgcacaaggcgctcgcgcgcacattgcgaagcaggccaaggacgcgcacgcgtactgtGCGCGCACGCACCAATGATGGCACATGGCCTCactaatgcaacacgtgcctggcgttttgagagggtttctgaacccattttggcgccaaatgctaaggaaaaggaataaaaaggaTGAAGGATTAAGGAGACACATGTTAATACATACACACATACtcactaggattagtttagttttagtttctagagagagaagctctcacttctctctagaattaggattaggtttaggttaatctctcttctcttagatctaggtttaaatcatgctttgattcaattttcttttaccaattcttaatcttctcatctctctctttctagttatgtactctaataattgtaattcttcattttgttttggatagattgttgttctttagtttcctttcaataatgcaatttgaggtaattcatgataattgtgatttccttgattgttgttgttaattctttgcaataattgttgttagattctattcttgttgtcaatttactatgcttttcttttatgccttccaagtgtttgatgaaatgcttgtttggattttagtgtagcttTTATCCCTCTTGGcttaggtagagtaattagtgactcttgagttatctaattcctttgttgattgataattagaagttgctaattgatttgaatatctctaaagctagtctttcctttaggagttgattaggacttgaggaatcaaattgattcatccacttaacttcctccatggttagaggttaactaagtggNNNNNNNNNNNNNNNNNNNNNNNNNNNNNNNNNNNNNNNNNNNNNNNNNNNNNNNNNNNNNNNNNNNNNNNNNNNNNNNNNNNNNNNNNNNNNNNNNNNNNNNNNNNNNNNNNNNNNNNNNNNNNNNNNNNNNNNNNNNNNNNNNNNNNNNNNNNNNNNNNNNNNNNNNNNNNNNNNNNNNNNNNNNNNNNNNNNNNNNNNNNNNNNNNNNNNNNNNNNNNNNNNNNNNNNNNNNNNNNNNNNNNNNNNNNNNNNNNNNNNNNNNNNNNNNNNNNNNNNNNNNNNNNNNNNNNNNNNNNNNNNNNNNNNNNNNNNNNNNNNNNNNNNNNNNNNNNNNNNNNNNNNNNNNNNNNNNNNNNNNNNNNNNNNNNNNNNNNNNNNNNNNNNNNNNNNNNNNNNNNNNNNNNNNNNNNNNNNNNNNNNNNNNNNNNNNNNNNNNNNNNNNNNNNNNNNNNNNNNNNNNNNNNNNNNNNNNNNNNNNNNNNNNNNNNNNNNNNNNNNNNNNNNNNNNNNNNNNNNNNNNNNNNNNNNNNNNNNNNNNNNNNNNNNNNNNNNNNNNNNNNNNNNNNNNNNNNNNNNNNNNNNNNNNNNNNNNNNNNNNNNNNNNNNNNNNNNNNNNNNNNNNNNNNNNNNNNNNNNNNNNNNNNNNNNNNNNNNNNNNNNNNNNNNNNNNNNNNNNNNNNNNNNNNNNNNNNNNNNNNNNNNNNNNNNNNNNNNNNNNNNNNNNNNNNNNNNNNNNNNNNNNNNNNNNNNNNNNNNNNNNNNNNNNNNNNNNNNNNNNNNNNNNNNNNNNNNNNNNNNNNNNNNNNNNNNNNNNNNNNNNNNNNNNNNNNNNNNNNNNNNNNNNNNNNNNNNNNNNNNNNNNNNNNNNNNNNNNNNNNNNNNNNNNNNNNNNNNNNNNNNNNNNNNNNNNNNNNNNNNNNNNNNNNNNNNNNNNNNNNNNNNNNNNNNNNNNNNNNNNNNNNNNNNNNNNNNNNNNNNNNNNNNNNNNNNNNNNNNNNNNNNNNNNNNNNNNNNNNNNNNNNNNNNNNNNNNNNNNNNNNNNNNNNNNNNNNNNNNNNNNNNNNNNNNNNNNNNNNNNNNNNNNNNNNNNNNNNNNNNNNNNNNNNNNNNNNNNNNNNNNNNNNNNNNNNNNNNNNNNNNNNNNNNNNNNNNNNNNNNNNNNNNNNNNNNNNNNNNNNNNNNNNNNNNNNNNNNNNNNNNNNNNNNNNNNNNNNNNNNNNNNNNNNNNNNNNNNNNNNNNNNNNNNNNNNNNNNNNNNNNNNNNNNNNNNNNNNNNNNNNNNNNNNNNNNNNNNNNNNNNNNNNNNNNNNNNNNNNNNNNNNNNNNNNNNNNNNNNNNNNNNNNNNNNNNNNNNNNNNNNNNNNNNNNNNNNNNNNNNNNNNNNNNNNNNNNNNNNNNNNNNNNNNNNNNNNNNNNNNNGACAAAATCATGGAACTCAACTAACGGATGGATGCGAaaacaagatatgggatcccggttcgctgTGTGAAGACCAAATATGGGGACTCGTATTTTGGGTAGAACTCTACCCAAGcttaataaaaatggttggaaattctgtcaaccaattgaggagcatggatccttggagattcaaggatgaatacaaACATAAGCTACCATGACAACAAGCatctcaaaatgtccaacttaaggacttaaactaaaagtgctaggtgggagacaccccaccatggtagactctttccaatcttttacatttacttaataagtgatttgagttgccattgtaggtagatgtttcatacaatttgtttgtacaacttaattgttagcttagtcacatgcatgttgtgtttagtagtagatgaataataccAAAATTGCATCTTTTGTGGATTGTATGATAGTGAATAAGAGTGTGAACACTAAGGGGAGCACCCAGcaatttgtttttgaaaaaaaaagggggggtgGATGCGAGCGCACCacgtacgcgcacgcgtccttgTGTGGATGCACCACGAGCCAAACTCCTGAGAGTTGGGCCTCCCTTGGGCAAACATTGTGCCTGGAGCCCAACacgacccacgcggacgcacactacgtgcgtgcgcgccgtttTTAAGAATATGAAAgctcacgcggacgcgcacctgcCGCGTCCGCGCCGATTTGCTGCTGCAATATTTGAGCCAAcccccagagagttgagccgtTTATGGGCTAAACTTAAGCCCCAGGCCCAACTCGATCTGCGCGAGCACACGCATCACGCTAGCGCGCCATTTCACAACTCGTCCATGTACACGGACGCGCAACTGCCGCGCGCGTGTCCATGCGTGCTGCCACCAATCTAGGCTACGaacccgagagttgggcgtgcctcaagcccactctaagcctcaggcccaatctcatgtacgcgtgcgcgcgctgtacgcgcacgcgcccataCCTATTCTGCCGCCCACGCTGGAGCGCACTGCACGCTCACGCGTGAACCTCCAAATTTTCTCACTGCGCGCGGACGCGCacatgccgcgtgcgcgccgatct from Arachis duranensis cultivar V14167 chromosome 4, aradu.V14167.gnm2.J7QH, whole genome shotgun sequence encodes:
- the LOC107484930 gene encoding uncharacterized protein LOC107484930; amino-acid sequence: MIADDSGDDVGASEPTGVGGGSRSGTQQYPPHFSSLDLDAMRQEGVPRQPAGFGARDSEGSAGLTEFQVGQQFQDKDEALLSVKTYSIRQGVQYKIVESDYRWYVGKCSEFGNGCTWLIRLSLRQRKGLWEVKRYNGLHTCLATSISSDHRSLDYHVISAFIMPMVRADASVSIKVFLNATAAHFGFRPTYRRVWLAKQKAVALIYGDWDESYNELPRWVLGVQLTMPGTVAVLRTSPVRVGAQLDESQAYFHRLFWTFPPCIETFRHCKPLVSIDGTHLYGKYGGMLLVAIAQDGNSNILPVALH